In Paraburkholderia bryophila, a single genomic region encodes these proteins:
- a CDS encoding acetyl-CoA C-acetyltransferase: protein MTDVVIVSAARTAVGKFGGSLAKVAAPELGATVIRAVLERAGLKPEQVSEVILGQVLTAASGQNPARQSLIKAGLPNAVPGMTINVVCGSGLKAVMLAANAIIAGDADIVIAGGQENMSAAPHVLPGSRDGFRMGDAKLVDSMIVDGLWDVYNQYHMGVTAENVAKEYGITREQQDAFAAASQNKAEAAQKAGRFDDEIVPVEIPQRKGEPLRFATDEFVRHGVTAEALSGLKPAFSKEGSVTAANASGLNDGAAAVLVMSAKKAEALGLKPLARIKAYATSGLDPKVMGMGPVPASRRCLERAGWTPADLDLMEINEAFAAQACAVNQQMGWDTSKINVNGGAIAIGHPIGASGCRILVTLLHEMQKRDAKKGLASLCIGGGMGVALAIERD from the coding sequence ATGACTGATGTTGTGATCGTATCGGCCGCCCGTACGGCCGTGGGCAAATTCGGCGGGTCGTTGGCGAAGGTCGCCGCGCCCGAGCTTGGCGCCACGGTGATTCGTGCCGTACTCGAACGGGCTGGTCTGAAGCCCGAGCAGGTGAGCGAAGTGATTCTGGGTCAGGTGCTGACTGCGGCCTCCGGCCAGAATCCGGCGCGTCAGTCGCTGATCAAGGCGGGCTTGCCCAATGCCGTGCCGGGCATGACGATCAACGTGGTGTGCGGCTCGGGCCTGAAGGCCGTGATGCTGGCGGCCAACGCGATCATCGCGGGCGACGCCGACATCGTGATTGCCGGCGGCCAGGAAAACATGAGCGCCGCGCCGCACGTGCTGCCGGGTTCGCGCGACGGTTTCCGCATGGGTGACGCGAAGCTGGTCGACTCGATGATCGTCGACGGCCTGTGGGACGTCTACAACCAGTATCACATGGGCGTGACGGCGGAAAACGTCGCCAAGGAATACGGCATTACGCGCGAGCAGCAGGACGCGTTCGCAGCGGCGTCGCAGAACAAGGCGGAAGCCGCGCAGAAGGCCGGCCGTTTCGACGACGAAATCGTGCCGGTCGAGATTCCGCAACGCAAGGGCGAGCCGCTGCGTTTCGCGACCGACGAATTCGTGCGCCACGGCGTGACGGCTGAAGCGCTGTCGGGTCTGAAGCCGGCGTTCTCGAAGGAAGGCTCGGTCACGGCCGCCAACGCGTCGGGTCTGAACGACGGCGCCGCGGCGGTGCTGGTGATGTCGGCGAAAAAGGCTGAAGCGCTCGGCCTCAAGCCGCTCGCGCGCATCAAGGCGTACGCCACCTCGGGTCTGGATCCGAAGGTGATGGGCATGGGCCCGGTGCCGGCTTCGCGCCGCTGTCTCGAGCGCGCGGGCTGGACGCCGGCCGACCTCGACCTGATGGAAATCAACGAAGCGTTCGCCGCCCAGGCGTGCGCCGTGAATCAGCAGATGGGCTGGGACACGTCGAAGATCAATGTGAACGGCGGCGCGATTGCAATCGGCCATCCGATCGGTGCGTCCGGTTGCCGGATTCTCGTCACGCTGCTGCACGAAATGCAGAAGCGCGATGCGAAGAAGGGTCTGGCGTCGCTGTGTATCGGCGGCGGCATGGGCGTCGCGCTGGCGATCGAGCGCGATTAA
- the phaC gene encoding class I poly(R)-hydroxyalkanoic acid synthase has translation MQQLLDLWMNAWRSVGTPPGGNGLPFAMPQMPSIANMPQMGVPPMAGFGLPPMPSFPGMPDFSKLAAGGMPSLPSFAGLNIPSAAIPSERLQKLQADYSREALELIQQATSSAVKSPELKDRRFSSDAWSAAPAYAFTAAWYLLNARYLQEMVDALDTDPKVRERVRFAVQQWTAAASPSNFFALNPEAQKTLLDSKGESLRQGVMNLLGDLQRGKISQTDESRFVVGENLANTEGSVVFENELMQVIQYKPRTATVRERPLLIVPPCINKFYILDLQPENSLVAHGLDSGHQVFLISWRNADQSIAHKTWDDYIGEGVLTAIETVSKISGREQINTLGFCVGGTMLATALAVAAARGEHPAASMTLLTAMLDFTDTGVLDVFVDEQHVQMREQTIGGKGGAKPGLMRGLEFANTFSFLRPNDLVWNYVVDNYLKGRTPVPFDLLYWNSDSTSLPGPMYVWYLRNTYLENRLREPGALTTCGEPVDLSKIDVPTFIYGSREDHIVPWQTAYASVPLLAGPLKFVLGASGHIAGVINPPAKKKRNFWMLEGDAKTLPGSADAWLDAATEVPGSWWPEWTTWLDQYGGKKVKPRAAAGSADYPVIEPAPGRYVRQRE, from the coding sequence ATGCAGCAATTACTCGACCTGTGGATGAATGCGTGGCGTTCGGTCGGTACGCCGCCGGGCGGCAACGGCTTGCCGTTCGCCATGCCGCAGATGCCCTCTATCGCGAACATGCCGCAAATGGGCGTGCCGCCCATGGCGGGATTCGGTTTGCCGCCAATGCCGTCGTTCCCTGGCATGCCCGACTTCAGCAAGCTGGCCGCGGGCGGCATGCCGTCGCTGCCATCTTTCGCCGGGTTGAATATTCCGAGCGCCGCGATTCCTTCTGAGCGGCTGCAAAAGCTGCAGGCCGATTATTCGCGTGAGGCACTGGAGTTGATCCAGCAAGCCACGTCGTCGGCCGTCAAGTCCCCCGAACTCAAGGATCGCCGCTTCAGTTCCGACGCATGGAGCGCAGCGCCGGCCTACGCGTTTACCGCCGCCTGGTATCTGTTGAACGCACGCTATCTGCAGGAAATGGTCGACGCGCTCGACACCGATCCGAAGGTGCGCGAACGGGTCCGTTTCGCGGTCCAGCAGTGGACCGCCGCGGCCTCGCCGAGCAACTTCTTCGCGTTGAATCCGGAAGCGCAAAAAACCTTGCTGGACAGCAAGGGCGAGAGCTTGCGCCAGGGCGTGATGAACCTGCTCGGCGACTTGCAGCGCGGCAAGATTTCGCAGACCGACGAATCGCGTTTCGTGGTCGGCGAGAACCTCGCGAACACCGAAGGCTCGGTCGTGTTCGAAAACGAGCTGATGCAGGTGATCCAGTACAAGCCGCGCACGGCCACCGTGCGCGAGCGGCCTTTGCTGATCGTGCCGCCTTGCATCAACAAGTTCTACATTCTCGATCTGCAGCCGGAGAATTCGCTGGTCGCGCACGGGCTCGATTCGGGGCACCAGGTGTTCCTGATTTCGTGGCGCAATGCGGATCAGTCGATCGCGCATAAAACGTGGGACGACTACATCGGCGAGGGCGTGCTGACCGCGATTGAGACGGTCAGCAAGATCAGCGGCCGTGAGCAGATCAACACGCTCGGTTTCTGCGTGGGCGGCACGATGCTCGCCACCGCGCTGGCAGTGGCCGCGGCGCGCGGCGAACATCCGGCCGCGTCCATGACCTTGCTCACCGCTATGCTCGACTTCACCGACACGGGCGTGCTCGACGTGTTCGTCGACGAGCAACATGTGCAGATGCGCGAGCAGACCATCGGCGGCAAGGGCGGCGCGAAGCCGGGCCTGATGCGCGGTCTCGAATTCGCCAACACGTTCTCGTTCTTGCGGCCGAACGATCTGGTGTGGAACTACGTCGTCGACAACTACCTCAAAGGTCGCACGCCGGTGCCGTTCGATCTGCTGTACTGGAACAGCGACTCGACCAGCCTGCCGGGTCCGATGTACGTCTGGTATCTGCGCAACACGTATCTCGAGAATCGTCTGCGCGAGCCGGGTGCGTTGACCACCTGCGGCGAGCCGGTCGATCTGTCGAAGATCGACGTGCCGACCTTCATCTACGGTTCACGCGAAGACCATATCGTGCCGTGGCAAACGGCGTATGCGTCGGTGCCGTTGCTCGCCGGGCCGTTGAAATTCGTGCTCGGCGCGTCGGGTCACATCGCGGGCGTGATCAATCCGCCGGCCAAGAAGAAGCGCAATTTCTGGATGCTGGAAGGCGATGCGAAGACGCTGCCGGGAAGCGCCGACGCATGGCTCGACGCGGCAACTGAAGTGCCCGGCAGCTGGTGGCCCGAATGGACCACGTGGCTCGACCAGTACGGCGGCAAAAAGGTTAAGCCGCGCGCGGCGGCCGGTTCGGCGGACTATCCGGTGATCGAGCCGGCGCCGGGACGTTATGTGCGGCAACGGGAGTAG
- the pgeF gene encoding peptidoglycan editing factor PgeF, whose protein sequence is MSVPELSFADLVQPAWNVSPRVRALVTTRNGGVSLPPFGRWQDGAEQPGGLNLGMKAGDDPAAVAINRARLLTLAGVSEAAWLEQIHGAGIVRAEDVLAQRHASDAPTRADASITDRPGTVCVVMVADCMPVLFCDEAGRAVGAAHAGWRGLAAGIVEQTAQRVAELAGVETSALHAYLGPSIGPDAFEVGADVRDAFMNGVDGAQREATANAFVEHPHNPGKYFADLPALARLRLQRLGVTRVVGGDLCTVTQRDRFYSYRRDRETGRMAALIWLDDQANKIAD, encoded by the coding sequence ATGAGTGTGCCGGAACTGAGCTTTGCCGATCTCGTGCAGCCCGCGTGGAACGTGTCGCCGCGCGTGCGCGCGCTGGTCACCACGCGCAACGGCGGCGTGAGTCTGCCGCCGTTCGGCCGCTGGCAGGACGGCGCGGAGCAGCCCGGCGGTTTGAATCTGGGCATGAAAGCCGGCGACGATCCGGCCGCGGTCGCGATCAATCGCGCGCGGCTGCTGACGCTCGCCGGCGTGAGCGAGGCCGCGTGGCTCGAGCAGATTCACGGCGCGGGGATAGTGCGAGCGGAAGACGTGCTGGCGCAGCGTCACGCGAGCGATGCGCCGACGCGCGCCGATGCGAGCATCACCGATCGTCCCGGCACCGTTTGCGTGGTAATGGTGGCCGACTGCATGCCGGTGCTGTTCTGCGACGAAGCAGGCCGCGCGGTCGGCGCGGCGCACGCAGGTTGGCGTGGCCTGGCGGCGGGCATCGTCGAACAGACGGCGCAGCGCGTCGCCGAACTCGCGGGTGTCGAGACGAGCGCATTGCACGCTTATCTTGGCCCGTCGATCGGGCCCGATGCATTCGAGGTCGGTGCAGACGTGCGTGACGCCTTCATGAACGGCGTGGACGGCGCACAACGCGAGGCGACGGCGAATGCGTTCGTCGAGCATCCGCACAATCCGGGTAAATACTTCGCCGATCTGCCGGCGCTGGCGCGTTTGCGTTTGCAGCGGCTCGGTGTGACGCGCGTGGTCGGCGGTGATCTTTGCACCGTGACGCAACGCGATCGTTTCTATTCCTATCGCCGCGATCGCGAGACCGGCCGTATGGCCGCGCTGATCTGGCTGGACGATCAGGCCAATAAGATCGCCGACTAG
- a CDS encoding RluA family pseudouridine synthase has protein sequence MTRSNTPGTATGAGNSNKDYSVSADPSDALGVDSLDDDLGSDALDAVDPQSLVPTVANRVTDETPRYIVVPDEMAGDRLDKVLARVFPEFSRNRLQSWIEAERVRIDGKPAKIRQPVPLGATIELVPDLLPEQLAFTPEPVPLEIVYEDDTLVVINKPAGMVVHPAAGNWSGTLLNGLLYRYGDAAAGLPRAGIVHRLDKETSGLMVVARTLEAQTDLVRQLQAHTVKRRYLALVWGNMPESGTIDAPIGRDPRERTRMAVVTGATGKPARTHFRRVETAIWERQPVTAITCDLETGRTHQIRVHCAHIGHPLLGDPVYGHARGKRSVKPLPGGFARQALHAWRLGLTHPKTGRTMNWRANVPEDMEALSVALGLGRDDAGEFDETYYEDDDYDASLDGDADEDGALDHDDADDDHDDHGDEPGDDDHGDDDQDEAGPHDKDDRA, from the coding sequence ATGACCCGCTCAAATACTCCAGGTACCGCAACCGGTGCCGGGAATAGCAACAAAGATTATAGCGTAAGCGCTGACCCGTCCGACGCGTTGGGCGTCGATTCCCTCGACGACGATCTCGGCAGCGACGCGCTAGACGCCGTCGACCCGCAAAGCCTTGTGCCGACGGTGGCTAACCGCGTCACGGACGAGACCCCGCGCTACATCGTCGTGCCCGACGAAATGGCCGGCGACCGGCTCGACAAGGTGCTGGCGAGGGTATTCCCCGAGTTCTCGCGCAACCGGCTGCAGAGCTGGATCGAGGCGGAGCGCGTGCGGATCGACGGTAAGCCCGCGAAGATCCGCCAGCCGGTGCCGCTCGGCGCGACCATCGAACTCGTGCCGGATCTGCTGCCCGAACAGCTCGCGTTCACGCCGGAGCCGGTGCCGCTCGAGATCGTCTATGAAGACGATACGCTGGTGGTCATCAACAAGCCGGCCGGCATGGTCGTGCATCCGGCTGCCGGCAACTGGAGCGGCACGCTCCTGAACGGCCTGCTGTACCGCTACGGCGACGCGGCGGCGGGCTTGCCGCGCGCGGGCATCGTGCACCGGCTCGACAAGGAAACCTCCGGGCTGATGGTGGTGGCGCGCACGCTCGAGGCGCAAACCGATCTGGTGCGCCAGTTGCAGGCACACACGGTGAAGCGCCGGTATCTCGCGCTGGTGTGGGGCAACATGCCCGAGAGCGGCACGATCGACGCGCCAATCGGCCGCGATCCGCGTGAACGCACCCGCATGGCGGTGGTGACGGGCGCGACGGGCAAACCGGCGCGCACGCATTTCCGGCGCGTCGAAACGGCGATCTGGGAGCGCCAGCCGGTGACCGCGATTACCTGCGATCTGGAAACCGGCCGCACCCATCAGATTCGGGTGCATTGCGCGCATATCGGGCATCCGCTGCTGGGCGATCCGGTGTATGGGCACGCGCGCGGCAAGCGCTCGGTCAAGCCGCTGCCCGGCGGCTTCGCGCGTCAGGCGCTGCATGCATGGCGGCTGGGGCTGACGCATCCGAAAACCGGCCGCACGATGAACTGGCGCGCCAATGTGCCGGAGGACATGGAGGCGTTGTCGGTGGCCTTGGGTCTCGGGCGCGACGACGCGGGCGAGTTCGACGAGACCTACTACGAGGACGACGACTACGACGCGTCGCTCGACGGCGATGCCGACGAAGACGGTGCGCTCGACCACGACGACGCGGACGACGACCACGACGACCACGGCGACGAACCCGGCGACGACGACCACGGCGACGACGATCAGGACGAAGCCGGTCCCCACGACAAGGACGATCGCGCATGA